In the genome of Aridibaculum aurantiacum, one region contains:
- a CDS encoding FecR family protein, with amino-acid sequence MNSPTAPLLTIEDFLTNAYFRQWVFNPDEESIGYWTKWMKEHPTQQPNLNYSFSILHSLYMHNKNISDDEVNNEIAKILAKLKDEEAKEATPATAKVFTIKPAVRWAVAAAVILLVASIYFLNQPATPSASYQAFIQKMQDASTEYTNTSDTTKTFTLPDGSSLTLYRNSKATYAFADQKRQVYMEGKAFFDVKKNPAQPFVVYTDKIVTKVLGTSFFVDAYPATKVLSVVVRSGKVSVYNKEDFSETAARPRHLGGLLLTPNQQVVLDKNENLLVKQLVENPVFVKPAASTKFHFEETPVVHVLQALMEEYGIQILYDEEAMSTCTLTAMFDNESFFDKLNIMTKAIGSTYVVIDGNVVINSNGCK; translated from the coding sequence ATGAATTCGCCCACAGCTCCCTTACTCACCATCGAGGACTTTCTCACCAACGCGTACTTCCGCCAGTGGGTGTTCAATCCAGACGAGGAATCCATTGGTTACTGGACAAAATGGATGAAAGAACATCCAACACAGCAACCAAATTTGAATTATTCATTCAGTATCTTACACAGCCTCTACATGCATAACAAAAATATTTCGGATGATGAGGTAAACAACGAGATAGCTAAGATCCTGGCTAAACTAAAGGATGAAGAGGCTAAAGAAGCAACTCCGGCTACCGCAAAAGTATTCACCATTAAGCCTGCAGTACGATGGGCCGTTGCCGCCGCTGTTATCTTATTAGTTGCCTCTATATATTTCTTAAATCAGCCAGCTACTCCTTCAGCATCATACCAGGCATTCATTCAAAAAATGCAAGATGCCTCCACTGAGTATACCAATACCTCAGATACTACAAAAACTTTCACTCTTCCTGATGGCAGCTCGCTTACATTGTATCGCAACAGTAAAGCCACTTATGCATTTGCCGATCAAAAGCGGCAGGTTTATATGGAAGGAAAGGCATTCTTCGATGTAAAGAAAAATCCGGCACAGCCATTTGTTGTTTATACAGATAAAATAGTCACCAAGGTATTGGGTACTTCATTTTTTGTAGATGCATACCCTGCTACCAAAGTTCTTTCAGTGGTAGTCCGTTCAGGAAAAGTATCAGTATACAATAAAGAAGATTTTTCTGAAACTGCTGCACGTCCTCGGCATTTAGGAGGCTTATTGCTTACACCTAACCAACAGGTGGTTTTAGATAAGAATGAAAATCTTTTAGTGAAACAGCTGGTTGAAAATCCTGTATTTGTTAAGCCGGCTGCAAGTACAAAATTCCATTTTGAAGAAACGCCTGTGGTGCATGTGCTGCAGGCACTGATGGAAGAATATGGTATACAAATATTGTACGATGAAGAAGCAATGTCAACCTGCACACTTACTGCCATGTTTGATAACGAAAGCTTCTTTGACAAGCTCAATATCATGACAAAAGCTATTGGTTCTACATATGTAGTTATAGATGGAAACGTGGTAATAAACAGCAACGGATGTAAGTAG
- a CDS encoding TonB-dependent receptor, producing MRNKIPNLRLVFCRMLLFSSLLFMVTATHAREEQVQQLLEKEITLNARNESLKNILNKIQEQSDARFVYSAEVIEATRKVTLKVNKKQLKQVLNELFAPMNVVFELQNNQYIILSKKGRDAAAQLAQVQSSQVSFNNADPDSSIIRGVITDTSGNPMEGVTVSVKSSGKATVSGRDGRFAITVGRARTILVFTYVNYIIEEREVSGGASLVNVTMRRSTTSLDEVVVVGYGTQKKATVTGAISTVSSQEILKSPVSNVTNSLVGRLTGLSAVQRSGQPGNNEALINIRGSATYNNNAAIVVVDGVERSGFGDIDPNEIESITVLKDAASTAVFGIRGANGVIVITTKAGREGKPRISYSSNFSLQSYTGIPRALNAFDNATLINEANRNDNIPETWTADELRKFKDGSDPLGYPDINWFEYVTRKYYPQTQHNINVSGGTKVVKYFASVGYLFEDGIFKEFESPYGFRTTPSYHRYNFRSNVDFTLSKDLTVGVRLGGKMGQRYQPAGLAGATFSFDNAEAMISRIVQTPAFAYPVMLPDGRIAQNPNVGTNILNPYAVLTRWGTRNDDNNTLESTFNLSYKLDRITRGLSFKTVFGYDSYFSSTTRRNASWAAYVIDRQTKEISLASDRPRDEPLSGLNTSYGGMISSNLQTGFNYDRNFGAHSFTGLVLYTRQLIDQPGSGLNAPPRASQGVVSRVTYNYKRRYFAEVNAAYNGSEQFAPGKQYGFFPAVSAGWTLSNEKFMDNITWISNLKLRGSYGLVGNDKLNNRFLFLDNYSVATGGVTNNPAWSRPGNAVQFGLPTSLVSYPVVIPTSFGNPEVTWEKGVKRNIGLEASFFKNVLSLTVDLFDEIRSDILTNRSSGLLTYGQTYPALNIGEVYNKGYEVELNFQQKSGAFNYGLVTQLSFARNRIISRDEPPGRPAYMKQEGKPVGQFFGYMTEGFYQSEQDIANSPVNTLGRVIPGDLKYKDYNGDGKIDADDIVPIGYSRTPEYIYSFSPSVGYKGLTLSVLFQGVANVSSDVILSEQNNGQQMYEFQKGRWTPETAGTATWPALHSRGNAFINYRLNDFILQDASYLKIRNIELSYNLPQSLLRKFKVPGLRIYVSGQNLVTWTKYRMYLDPENINLSNTDFSKQSIYPTPRIMNFGINLQL from the coding sequence ATGCGAAACAAAATCCCAAATCTACGGCTAGTCTTCTGCCGGATGCTACTCTTCAGCTCGTTGCTTTTTATGGTAACTGCCACCCATGCTCGTGAAGAGCAAGTACAGCAGTTGCTGGAGAAAGAGATAACATTGAATGCAAGGAATGAGTCTCTTAAAAACATCCTCAATAAAATTCAAGAGCAAAGTGATGCACGTTTTGTATATAGTGCAGAGGTAATAGAGGCTACCCGCAAAGTAACTCTGAAGGTAAATAAGAAGCAGCTTAAGCAGGTGCTTAACGAACTTTTTGCTCCTATGAATGTGGTGTTTGAACTCCAGAATAATCAATACATCATCTTAAGCAAAAAAGGCCGTGATGCAGCAGCTCAACTAGCACAGGTACAATCTTCACAAGTTTCTTTTAATAACGCCGACCCGGATTCTTCCATCATACGCGGAGTGATAACCGATACATCCGGTAATCCCATGGAAGGCGTAACTGTGAGTGTAAAAAGTAGTGGTAAAGCAACTGTGTCGGGCAGAGATGGCCGCTTTGCTATAACCGTAGGACGTGCCAGGACTATACTGGTATTTACCTATGTAAACTATATTATTGAAGAAAGAGAGGTAAGTGGTGGCGCATCGCTTGTAAATGTTACAATGAGGCGTAGCACTACTTCACTTGATGAAGTGGTAGTAGTGGGTTATGGTACGCAAAAGAAAGCTACCGTAACAGGCGCCATTTCTACTGTGTCCAGCCAGGAGATATTGAAGTCGCCTGTTTCCAATGTTACCAATAGTTTAGTAGGAAGACTTACAGGTCTGTCAGCAGTGCAGCGTAGTGGCCAGCCGGGCAACAACGAAGCCTTGATAAACATAAGAGGTAGCGCTACCTATAACAACAATGCAGCAATAGTAGTAGTAGATGGAGTAGAACGTTCTGGTTTCGGTGATATAGATCCAAATGAAATTGAATCTATTACCGTACTAAAGGATGCTGCATCTACTGCAGTATTTGGTATAAGAGGTGCTAATGGTGTAATAGTTATAACTACTAAAGCAGGTAGAGAAGGTAAACCAAGGATCAGCTACAGCTCAAACTTTAGTTTACAAAGCTATACAGGTATACCTAGAGCGTTGAATGCATTTGACAATGCAACATTGATAAATGAAGCAAACAGGAATGATAATATACCTGAAACATGGACTGCTGATGAGTTGCGTAAATTCAAAGATGGTTCCGATCCTTTAGGTTATCCTGATATTAATTGGTTTGAGTATGTAACGAGGAAATATTACCCGCAAACACAGCACAACATCAACGTAAGTGGTGGTACTAAAGTGGTTAAATATTTTGCCTCAGTTGGTTACCTGTTTGAAGATGGAATATTCAAAGAATTTGAATCGCCTTATGGCTTCAGAACTACTCCATCTTATCATCGTTATAACTTCCGTTCAAATGTTGACTTCACATTAAGCAAAGACCTTACTGTGGGTGTGCGATTAGGCGGTAAAATGGGACAACGTTACCAACCTGCAGGTCTTGCCGGCGCTACCTTTTCATTCGACAATGCAGAAGCTATGATATCAAGGATTGTACAGACGCCGGCGTTTGCTTATCCTGTCATGCTTCCTGATGGTCGTATAGCGCAAAACCCTAACGTTGGTACCAATATCCTGAACCCTTACGCGGTGCTTACCAGGTGGGGTACACGAAACGATGATAACAATACACTTGAAAGCACCTTCAATCTTAGTTATAAACTTGACAGGATAACAAGAGGCCTGTCATTTAAAACAGTATTCGGTTACGACTCTTACTTCTCCAGCACTACAAGAAGAAATGCCAGCTGGGCAGCGTATGTTATAGATCGTCAGACTAAAGAAATCTCCCTGGCATCTGACAGGCCAAGAGATGAACCATTAAGCGGCTTGAACACCAGTTATGGTGGTATGATCAGTTCAAACCTTCAGACGGGCTTTAATTATGATCGCAATTTTGGCGCACATAGCTTCACAGGTCTTGTACTTTATACACGCCAGTTAATAGATCAGCCAGGTTCAGGATTAAATGCTCCTCCAAGAGCATCTCAGGGCGTAGTAAGCCGTGTAACCTATAATTACAAGCGCCGCTATTTTGCTGAGGTAAATGCTGCCTATAATGGTTCTGAACAATTTGCTCCTGGTAAGCAATACGGTTTCTTCCCTGCTGTTTCAGCAGGATGGACTCTGAGCAATGAAAAGTTCATGGACAACATAACATGGATATCGAACCTGAAGTTGCGTGGTTCTTATGGATTGGTTGGTAACGATAAATTGAACAACAGGTTCCTGTTCCTTGATAACTATTCTGTAGCCACGGGTGGTGTTACTAACAACCCGGCGTGGTCAAGACCAGGTAATGCCGTTCAATTTGGTCTTCCTACTTCTTTGGTTTCTTATCCTGTAGTTATACCTACTTCTTTTGGTAACCCTGAAGTTACCTGGGAAAAAGGTGTGAAGAGAAATATTGGTTTAGAAGCAAGCTTCTTCAAAAATGTATTGTCACTTACTGTTGATCTGTTTGATGAGATCCGTAGCGACATTCTGACCAACAGGTCATCCGGATTATTGACCTATGGCCAGACATACCCGGCGCTAAATATTGGTGAGGTATACAACAAAGGATACGAGGTTGAGTTGAACTTCCAGCAAAAGTCAGGAGCCTTTAATTATGGTCTTGTTACCCAACTATCCTTTGCCCGCAATAGGATAATCAGCAGGGACGAGCCACCAGGACGACCTGCTTATATGAAGCAGGAAGGTAAACCTGTGGGCCAATTTTTTGGCTATATGACCGAAGGCTTCTACCAGTCAGAACAGGATATTGCTAACTCGCCGGTTAATACTTTGGGTAGGGTTATACCTGGTGATCTTAAATATAAAGACTACAACGGTGATGGCAAAATAGATGCGGATGATATTGTGCCTATCGGTTACTCACGTACACCTGAGTATATCTACAGCTTTTCTCCTTCTGTAGGTTATAAAGGACTTACGCTATCTGTACTATTCCAGGGTGTGGCAAATGTTAGTTCAGATGTTATACTAAGTGAACAGAACAACGGTCAGCAGATGTATGAGTTCCAGAAAGGCAGGTGGACACCTGAAACAGCAGGAACGGCTACATGGCCGGCATTGCACTCAAGAGGAAATGCATTTATCAATTATAGGTTGAATGACTTCATTCTGCAGGACGCATCTTACCTGAAGATCAGGAACATTGAATTGTCGTATAACCTGCCTCAGTCACTACTCCGCAAGTTTAAAGTGCCGGGATTGAGAATCTATGTATCAGGACAGAACCTGGTTACCTGGACCAAATACAGGATGTACCTGGACCCGGAGAACATCAACTTGTCAAATACAGACTTCTCAAAGCAGTCAATCTATCCTACTCCACGCATCATGAATTTTGGTATCAACCTTCAATTGTAA
- a CDS encoding RagB/SusD family nutrient uptake outer membrane protein, with protein MRTSILSVLIMLMLLPGTACKKFLDRAPSVNLNEEAIFADPILASQFADNAYNHLVDEYARFNNHRGITGQAADEAVSGNSDVGVRTLVTGSYHDHYERGGSALNDISDIWARAYSGIRVTNKMLENIDRIPWTLNQSPARIRGEMHFLRAFLYFELIKRFGGVPLITRTYGVNEDIDIPRNTYEECVSFIVNDLNTADPLLPSDYNNSNNGRATAGAARALKSRVLLYAASKLNNESNDVSKWQAAAAAAKAVMDMGQYSLQSTYADILNVASSPEYIMIKVRGPRSIDGFLLDFAMSPGSGGAQGQLNPTQNHVDLYEMTNGKAITDPTSGYNPQMPYQNRDPRLRANILYNDVDWQGRKIQMWSGGRDYLSGNVTYTATRYYSRKMWPEPYIRNVAGTAILNYVFFRYAEILLNYAEAQNEALSSPDQSVYDAINQIRARPSVAMPPLPAGLTKDDMRKRIRNERAVELAFEDIRWYDIMRWKAGPEIVAQPMYGMNVVRNANGTFTYNRELLPANLQKVYQDHMHRYPIPRSEIYKSKGILVQNPGW; from the coding sequence ATGAGAACTTCCATATTATCTGTATTGATCATGCTGATGCTTTTGCCAGGCACAGCATGTAAAAAATTCCTTGACAGGGCACCAAGTGTAAACCTGAACGAGGAGGCAATATTCGCTGATCCAATTCTTGCTTCGCAATTTGCTGATAATGCATACAACCACCTGGTAGATGAATATGCACGTTTCAATAATCACCGTGGTATTACAGGACAAGCTGCCGACGAAGCAGTATCTGGCAATAGTGATGTAGGTGTTCGCACGCTGGTAACCGGTTCGTACCACGATCACTATGAGCGTGGTGGATCTGCACTTAATGACATCAGCGATATATGGGCCAGGGCATATTCCGGCATAAGAGTGACCAACAAAATGCTGGAGAACATTGACAGGATACCCTGGACGCTTAACCAGTCACCTGCAAGGATCAGGGGTGAGATGCACTTCTTAAGAGCTTTCCTGTACTTCGAATTGATAAAGCGTTTTGGCGGTGTTCCGCTCATCACCCGCACATATGGTGTGAACGAAGACATTGACATCCCTCGTAACACTTATGAAGAATGCGTGAGCTTCATTGTAAACGATCTGAATACAGCTGATCCTTTACTGCCTTCAGATTACAACAACTCTAACAATGGCCGTGCTACTGCAGGTGCTGCAAGAGCTTTGAAGTCGAGGGTTTTGTTGTACGCAGCAAGTAAGTTGAACAATGAGTCGAATGATGTAAGCAAGTGGCAGGCAGCTGCAGCCGCAGCTAAAGCTGTAATGGATATGGGGCAGTACAGCCTGCAGTCTACTTATGCTGACATTCTGAATGTTGCGAGCTCTCCTGAATACATCATGATAAAAGTAAGAGGACCAAGAAGCATAGATGGTTTCCTGCTTGACTTTGCTATGTCACCAGGATCGGGCGGAGCGCAAGGACAATTAAATCCTACGCAAAACCACGTAGATCTTTACGAGATGACAAATGGTAAAGCCATCACCGATCCTACTTCAGGATATAACCCACAGATGCCTTACCAGAACAGGGATCCACGCTTACGTGCAAATATTTTATACAACGATGTAGACTGGCAGGGCCGTAAGATACAAATGTGGAGTGGTGGTAGAGACTACCTGTCAGGCAACGTAACATATACTGCGACCCGTTATTATAGCCGCAAAATGTGGCCAGAGCCTTACATCAGGAATGTGGCAGGTACTGCTATTTTGAACTATGTCTTCTTCCGCTACGCAGAAATATTGTTGAATTATGCAGAAGCACAAAATGAAGCATTGAGTTCACCTGATCAAAGTGTGTATGATGCCATCAATCAAATTCGTGCAAGGCCAAGTGTTGCTATGCCTCCACTGCCTGCGGGTTTAACCAAAGATGATATGCGCAAGCGCATTCGTAACGAACGTGCTGTTGAATTAGCTTTTGAAGACATCAGGTGGTACGACATCATGCGTTGGAAGGCAGGGCCAGAAATAGTAGCGCAGCCTATGTACGGGATGAACGTTGTCAGGAATGCTAACGGCACATTTACCTACAACAGGGAATTGCTGCCAGCAAACCTGCAGAAGGTTTACCAGGATCACATGCATCGTTATCCTATTCCTCGCTCAGAGATCTACAAAAGCAAAGGCATCTTAGTTCAAAACCCAGGTTGGTAA
- a CDS encoding SusC/RagA family TonB-linked outer membrane protein: MNVYLKSIVIALCLCIAYTGSAQSPNTPITAIGTIIDINKKPLEGVQIYLQEKTSGVVTGTDGKFSIKCNSTDVLIFKKEGYNTLIKNATAFLGGEVMMIESLVEAGDDDNVFIPFGVRKKRAVTASISTIKGTELPQLPLSTLNNALAGRLPGLYVRQMGTRPGTDDANFLIRGRSSFNDGQQPLVLVDGVERDFANMDISEIEGISVLKDAASLSWYGMRGANGVIYVTTKRGSPTSTRVTLDVQGGVQTPQHMTRPLDSYTYATLVNQAAQNDGNAPRYNQAALDAYKSGSNPYLYPNNNFVDQFIKPAAPVQRYVATVSGGNAFAKYYTVLSFFNQDGLYKGANNDKYNANTNYKRYNFRTNLNLHINKSLDVILDVGGRVENLRYPFSGNATFLNTVYNTPANAFPIKNENGSYGGSALFRNNPLAMLNEDGNVTDLYRTLLATVDVRQKLDFITKGLTANVFYTYDINGMYQSGFNQSYEVYEFSPTGSSVRFGNKAPLSYRNTGFSGNERRNEFWGGLDYDRMFGQHDFKISSRVQSAVSAQPGRLDNTRLNFANRVSYSFRQKYFADLVAAYSGSQVFAPGRRFGWFPAVSAGWIISEESFLKSVKALDYLKLRASTGTVGSDALGVRRYPYRSYFTRGGAQYTFGTGYTSVANTTELELANPNLTWEKAIKTSAGFDAKLFRQSLSLTFDYFHERRNDLLTPALLPNVLGQTTVNVNEGKAEYKGFEAGLLFTKKVGAFTITLNGNYTHANSKILAINEEAGLPEYQKQIGQPIGNIVHGSNFLRRFLIAEGLFQSQAEIDAAPVQRLSGTVRPGDIRYKDVNGDGQIDFLDFVMTDYTDIPPTYFGFGSSISVKNFDISFQFQGINGRSIQINDLINSGTAATGFINQFSVDAWTPSNPTAKYPRLTSGDRGNNTANSTFWIRSGDYMRLKAAEVGYSLPASTLKRMNIRSARVYISGFNLLTFSKLKDLPIDPEMPTTGYGSNYPYLKTFAAGLTLNF, translated from the coding sequence ATGAATGTTTATCTTAAATCTATAGTTATAGCGCTTTGCCTGTGCATAGCTTATACCGGTAGTGCGCAATCCCCCAATACTCCTATCACTGCTATAGGAACCATCATCGACATCAACAAAAAGCCTCTTGAAGGCGTGCAGATATACCTGCAGGAAAAAACTTCAGGAGTTGTTACAGGCACTGATGGAAAATTCTCCATCAAGTGTAACTCTACTGATGTTCTTATATTTAAAAAAGAAGGTTATAACACGCTTATCAAAAATGCCACTGCCTTTTTAGGAGGTGAAGTAATGATGATTGAAAGCCTTGTAGAGGCAGGAGATGATGACAATGTTTTTATTCCTTTTGGTGTGCGGAAGAAGCGTGCAGTTACTGCTTCTATCAGCACCATAAAAGGGACAGAACTGCCACAGCTTCCTCTTTCAACTCTTAATAATGCACTTGCAGGCAGGTTGCCGGGTTTGTATGTCAGGCAAATGGGTACTCGCCCGGGTACTGATGATGCAAACTTCCTTATCCGTGGCCGATCATCTTTTAACGATGGACAACAACCACTGGTACTGGTAGATGGTGTAGAAAGAGATTTTGCAAACATGGATATCAGCGAGATAGAAGGTATCAGTGTTTTAAAAGATGCTGCCTCACTTTCATGGTATGGTATGAGAGGAGCTAACGGCGTTATTTATGTAACTACCAAAAGAGGAAGCCCTACCTCTACGCGTGTTACACTTGATGTACAAGGTGGTGTGCAAACACCACAACATATGACAAGACCTTTGGACTCGTATACGTATGCTACCCTTGTAAACCAGGCTGCACAAAACGATGGCAATGCACCTCGTTACAACCAGGCTGCTCTGGATGCATATAAATCAGGTTCCAATCCTTACCTGTATCCTAACAATAATTTCGTTGATCAATTTATAAAACCTGCTGCACCTGTACAGCGTTATGTAGCTACAGTGAGTGGCGGTAATGCATTTGCTAAATATTATACTGTTCTAAGTTTTTTCAACCAGGACGGTTTGTACAAAGGAGCTAACAACGATAAGTACAACGCAAACACAAACTATAAGCGATACAACTTTCGCACTAATCTTAACCTGCACATCAATAAGTCGCTGGATGTGATATTGGATGTAGGTGGCCGTGTAGAAAATCTTCGTTATCCATTTTCAGGCAACGCAACTTTCCTAAACACCGTATATAATACACCGGCCAATGCATTTCCTATAAAGAACGAGAATGGCTCTTATGGTGGCAGTGCATTGTTTCGCAACAACCCGTTGGCTATGCTAAACGAGGATGGAAATGTAACAGACCTTTATAGAACATTGCTGGCAACTGTTGATGTAAGGCAGAAGCTTGACTTCATTACCAAAGGCCTTACTGCAAATGTTTTTTATACGTATGACATCAATGGTATGTACCAGTCGGGTTTCAACCAGTCGTATGAGGTGTATGAATTTTCACCTACTGGCTCGTCTGTGCGCTTTGGAAATAAAGCACCTCTTAGTTACAGGAACACAGGCTTCAGTGGCAACGAGAGGAGAAATGAATTTTGGGGAGGACTAGATTATGACCGCATGTTTGGTCAACACGACTTCAAGATTTCATCGCGTGTACAATCGGCTGTAAGTGCACAGCCAGGACGACTGGATAATACACGTCTGAACTTTGCTAACAGGGTGTCTTATAGCTTTAGGCAAAAATATTTTGCTGATCTGGTAGCTGCTTATTCTGGCTCACAGGTATTTGCACCTGGCAGGCGCTTTGGCTGGTTTCCTGCAGTATCAGCCGGTTGGATCATTTCTGAAGAGTCTTTCCTGAAGTCGGTTAAAGCTCTTGATTACTTAAAGCTACGTGCTTCTACAGGTACAGTAGGTAGCGATGCATTGGGTGTAAGAAGGTATCCTTACAGGAGCTACTTTACACGTGGTGGTGCACAGTATACATTTGGTACAGGTTATACATCTGTTGCTAATACTACAGAACTGGAACTCGCTAATCCAAATCTAACCTGGGAAAAAGCTATCAAGACAAGTGCGGGATTTGATGCAAAATTATTCCGCCAGTCTCTTAGCCTTACGTTCGACTATTTCCACGAAAGAAGAAATGACCTGCTGACTCCTGCACTGTTACCAAACGTGCTTGGACAAACAACAGTGAATGTGAATGAAGGAAAGGCAGAATACAAAGGTTTTGAAGCAGGTTTATTGTTCACCAAGAAAGTTGGTGCTTTCACCATCACATTGAATGGTAACTACACACATGCAAATAGTAAAATACTTGCAATAAATGAAGAGGCTGGTTTGCCTGAATACCAAAAACAAATAGGACAGCCTATTGGTAACATTGTGCATGGTAGTAACTTCTTACGCAGGTTCCTGATAGCAGAAGGTTTATTCCAGTCGCAGGCTGAAATTGATGCAGCACCTGTTCAGCGACTTTCCGGAACGGTGCGCCCTGGTGATATCCGCTACAAAGATGTAAACGGTGATGGCCAGATAGATTTTCTAGATTTTGTGATGACGGATTATACTGATATCCCGCCTACTTATTTTGGATTTGGATCTTCCATCAGCGTTAAGAATTTTGATATCTCTTTCCAGTTCCAAGGTATCAATGGGAGGTCAATTCAAATCAATGACCTGATCAATTCTGGTACAGCAGCTACAGGTTTTATCAACCAGTTTAGTGTAGATGCTTGGACGCCTTCAAATCCTACTGCCAAGTATCCGCGCCTAACCTCTGGTGACCGCGGAAACAATACAGCCAATTCAACCTTCTGGATACGTTCTGGCGACTACATGCGACTAAAGGCTGCTGAGGTTGGTTATTCTCTTCCAGCATCTACGCTTAAGAGAATGAACATTCGTTCTGCACGTGTATATATAAGTGGGTTCAACCTGCTTACGTTTAGCAAGCTGAAGGATTTGCCTATAGACCCGGAAATGCCTACAACTGGTTATGGCTCTAATTACCCTTACCTGAAAACTTTTGCCGCAGGCCTAACCCTCAACTTTTAA
- a CDS encoding RagB/SusD family nutrient uptake outer membrane protein has translation MKQRLWLLLVPVTLFACKKNFLQDGSTTEGAITEEQVWGNDSYTRGFINNAYFHVPSGFDMDGDGAMLASGSDEAVNSNLNSSINIFNNGTWAPVRTVNNIYADMYEGLRKVNLFLEKVPTAVLIPTAELTTMTPADTGYAAQLNRLRGEAFFLRGMFFFELVKRYGGVPLVTRVLSPNENLNLPRNSFEECVAQVVKDCDSAIAHLPTWTQSWNTQNRGRATKTAALALKARMLLYAASPLFNTTNDASKWQAAANVAKAVIDSNKHSLMTNYTNIFNFGAAQYNNEVIFATQALNRNDIEINNAPIGYDGAKGRTNPTQEFVDAFEMTNGRSISDAASGYNPNNPYNQRDPRLALTVNFNGRSFKGRAVETFVGGADGLDKNVNATKTGYYMRKFLSEAATWNQVSNTNARRPWVVLRYAEVLLNYAEALNEAQGPVADVYKYVNMVRQRSGVGMPALPAGLNKEQMRARIHNERRVELCFEGHRFFDVRRWKLADVFFNRSVSGMRITPNTNGTFNYTRFTVESRVFFEKHYLFPFSQNDMNRQPALVQNPGY, from the coding sequence ATGAAGCAAAGACTTTGGTTACTCCTGGTACCGGTAACACTATTCGCCTGCAAAAAGAATTTCCTGCAGGATGGTAGTACTACAGAAGGAGCAATTACTGAAGAGCAGGTTTGGGGTAATGATAGCTATACCCGTGGCTTTATCAACAATGCCTATTTCCATGTTCCTTCAGGATTTGATATGGATGGTGATGGCGCTATGCTGGCATCAGGTTCAGATGAGGCAGTTAATTCAAACTTGAATTCCTCTATCAATATTTTCAACAATGGTACATGGGCACCTGTACGCACAGTCAACAACATATATGCAGACATGTATGAAGGACTGCGCAAGGTGAACCTGTTCCTGGAGAAAGTACCTACAGCTGTGCTTATACCTACAGCAGAGCTTACTACCATGACGCCTGCAGATACCGGCTATGCCGCACAACTGAACCGTTTAAGAGGTGAAGCATTTTTCCTGAGAGGGATGTTCTTTTTTGAATTGGTGAAAAGGTATGGTGGTGTGCCGTTGGTTACAAGAGTGCTTAGTCCAAATGAGAACCTTAACCTGCCTCGTAATTCGTTCGAGGAATGCGTAGCACAGGTGGTGAAAGATTGTGATTCTGCTATAGCACATCTACCTACCTGGACCCAATCGTGGAATACACAAAACAGGGGACGTGCTACTAAAACCGCAGCACTTGCGCTAAAAGCAAGGATGTTGCTGTATGCAGCCAGTCCACTTTTTAATACTACCAATGATGCCAGCAAATGGCAGGCAGCAGCCAACGTAGCAAAAGCTGTGATTGATAGTAACAAGCATTCGTTGATGACTAACTACACCAATATCTTCAACTTTGGTGCTGCGCAATACAACAACGAAGTAATATTTGCTACCCAGGCTTTGAACAGGAACGACATTGAGATAAACAATGCACCCATTGGTTATGATGGAGCCAAAGGCCGCACCAATCCTACACAAGAGTTTGTAGATGCTTTTGAAATGACAAATGGCAGATCCATTTCTGATGCTGCTTCAGGTTATAATCCAAACAATCCATACAACCAGCGCGATCCAAGATTGGCGCTTACGGTAAACTTCAATGGTCGTTCTTTTAAAGGACGCGCTGTAGAGACGTTTGTAGGTGGTGCAGATGGATTAGACAAAAATGTGAATGCAACAAAGACTGGTTACTACATGCGCAAGTTCTTAAGCGAAGCTGCTACATGGAACCAGGTTTCTAATACAAACGCACGCAGGCCATGGGTGGTGCTTCGCTATGCTGAAGTACTGTTGAATTATGCTGAAGCACTGAATGAGGCACAAGGTCCGGTAGCGGATGTATACAAGTATGTAAACATGGTAAGGCAACGTAGTGGTGTGGGTATGCCTGCACTACCAGCTGGATTAAATAAAGAACAGATGCGTGCCCGTATACACAATGAGCGCCGAGTAGAGCTTTGCTTTGAAGGACATCGCTTCTTCGATGTGCGCAGGTGGAAATTGGCTGATGTGTTTTTCAACAGATCTGTGAGCGGAATGCGCATCACACCCAATACCAATGGCACATTTAACTATACCAGGTTTACAGTGGAGTCGCGTGTGTTTTTTGAAAAGCACTACCTGTTTCCTTTTTCTCAAAATGATATGAACCGTCAGCCGGCATTGGTGCAGAACCCCGGCTACTAA